The following proteins are encoded in a genomic region of Verrucomicrobiaceae bacterium:
- a CDS encoding DUF1592 domain-containing protein: MMIRLIPALLLLAALHAHAAIPAIQPFLEQHCSDCHDAEVKKGGLDLAALSTDGADAAALKKWVRVFDRVAAGEMPPPKKKHQPTPEAVQDFMGALGADLVTKSNAQRGTVLRRLNRREYQNTINDLLGVKVDIIDSLPEDGRSHGFDNVGEALSISGIQMQRYMESAELAINAALYQPTQPTSTLQRSTLDTERNRKDTIGKQWLRREDGSIVVFNSGGFPSTIIPDIRTRVAGTYRLRVTGYGYQIEEPVTFAVITGSFNFRNADNVTRSFHELPVGKPGTVELTLHMDANKGIWISPQGLNGPDGHSPVKDGPSKYPGEGMAFQEITLEGPLETEWPPKGQKLLLGDAKLRELPPEKPWMKGKAGYKPIYAAESPDPVAASRKNIAAFITAAFRRPATAADAEPYIKLFDTEFADSSDFLAAMRTAAIAVLCSPEFLFLKEPAGRLDDLQLASRLSYFLTRSTPDAELLAAKLTQPEVLRSQTERLLKAATLERFVIDFTDGWLNLREIEFTTPDKQLYPEYDELLLDSMLRETRRFIAHLIEENLSIANIIDSDFAMLNKRLAQHYGIPDVTGVELQKIKLPPDSHRGGVLTQASVLKVSANGTNTSPVVRGVWVMDRILGLEPPPPPPGVPGVEPDIRGATTLREQLAKHSTLESCNACHRVIDPPGFALENYDVIGGWRERFRSIDQGEKVDLKVEGRKVRYRLGPPVDATGEMPGGEKFAHLDDLKKLLLADPDRIARCVAEKLLTFATGRPMGFSDRSALDQLVAQSKKKGHTMRDMIHAIVQSEVFSSK, translated from the coding sequence ATGATGATTCGCCTGATTCCTGCGCTACTCCTGCTCGCCGCTTTGCATGCACATGCGGCCATTCCCGCCATCCAGCCATTTTTGGAGCAGCACTGCTCGGACTGCCATGATGCGGAGGTGAAAAAAGGCGGGCTCGATCTCGCCGCACTCTCTACCGATGGAGCCGATGCGGCGGCATTGAAAAAATGGGTCCGTGTTTTTGACCGAGTCGCTGCTGGTGAGATGCCACCGCCGAAAAAAAAGCACCAGCCCACTCCAGAGGCCGTGCAGGATTTCATGGGGGCACTGGGGGCTGATCTAGTGACCAAATCGAATGCTCAACGTGGCACCGTGCTCCGTCGGCTGAACCGGCGCGAGTATCAAAACACCATCAATGACCTCCTCGGCGTGAAGGTGGACATCATCGACTCGCTGCCAGAGGACGGACGCTCCCACGGGTTCGACAATGTCGGGGAGGCTCTCTCCATCTCCGGCATTCAGATGCAGCGCTACATGGAGTCCGCCGAGCTCGCCATCAATGCCGCCCTGTATCAGCCAACGCAGCCCACGAGCACCCTGCAACGCAGCACGCTCGATACCGAGCGCAATCGCAAAGACACCATCGGCAAGCAGTGGCTGCGCCGTGAGGATGGCTCCATCGTCGTCTTCAACAGTGGCGGCTTCCCCAGCACCATCATCCCAGACATCCGCACCCGAGTTGCTGGCACTTACAGGCTACGCGTCACCGGTTACGGCTATCAGATCGAGGAGCCTGTCACCTTCGCTGTCATCACGGGGAGCTTTAATTTTCGCAATGCGGACAATGTCACCCGCAGCTTCCATGAGCTCCCTGTCGGCAAGCCCGGCACAGTCGAGCTCACGCTGCACATGGATGCGAATAAAGGCATCTGGATCAGCCCGCAGGGCCTCAATGGCCCAGATGGCCATTCGCCGGTCAAAGATGGCCCAAGTAAGTATCCCGGCGAAGGCATGGCTTTTCAGGAAATCACGCTCGAAGGCCCGCTGGAGACCGAATGGCCACCGAAGGGCCAAAAACTGCTCCTCGGTGATGCAAAGCTCCGCGAGCTGCCGCCAGAAAAACCCTGGATGAAAGGCAAAGCTGGCTACAAGCCCATCTATGCGGCTGAATCACCTGATCCTGTCGCCGCTTCGCGCAAAAACATCGCCGCATTTATCACCGCTGCCTTTCGCCGCCCCGCTACCGCCGCAGATGCAGAGCCCTACATCAAGCTCTTCGATACCGAATTCGCCGACAGCAGCGACTTCCTCGCCGCCATGCGCACGGCTGCCATCGCGGTGCTTTGCTCACCAGAGTTCCTCTTTCTCAAAGAGCCCGCAGGCAGGCTCGATGACCTCCAGCTCGCCTCACGACTGAGCTACTTCCTCACTCGCAGCACGCCGGATGCAGAGCTGCTCGCGGCGAAGCTCACACAGCCAGAGGTGCTGCGCTCACAGACCGAGCGGCTGCTGAAAGCGGCGACACTGGAGCGCTTCGTTATCGACTTCACCGATGGTTGGCTGAATCTGCGTGAGATTGAGTTCACCACACCGGACAAGCAGCTCTACCCCGAGTACGATGAGCTGCTGCTCGATAGCATGCTGCGTGAGACTCGCCGCTTCATCGCCCATCTCATCGAGGAGAATCTCAGCATCGCCAACATCATCGACAGTGACTTTGCCATGCTGAATAAGCGGCTCGCACAGCACTACGGCATCCCAGATGTCACCGGCGTGGAGCTGCAAAAGATCAAGTTGCCACCAGACAGCCACCGGGGCGGAGTCTTGACCCAGGCCAGTGTTTTGAAAGTCAGCGCCAATGGCACCAATACCTCCCCCGTCGTGCGTGGTGTGTGGGTCATGGACCGCATCCTCGGCCTGGAGCCACCGCCGCCGCCACCTGGCGTCCCTGGCGTGGAGCCAGACATCCGCGGAGCCACCACGCTGCGTGAGCAGCTCGCGAAGCACAGCACGCTGGAGAGCTGCAATGCCTGCCACCGCGTCATTGATCCGCCCGGCTTCGCTTTGGAAAACTACGACGTCATCGGCGGCTGGCGTGAGCGCTTCCGCAGCATCGACCAAGGCGAAAAAGTCGATTTGAAGGTCGAAGGCCGCAAAGTGCGCTACCGCCTGGGTCCACCCGTCGATGCCACGGGCGAAATGCCCGGTGGAGAGAAATTCGCCCACCTCGATGATTTGAAAAAGCTCCTGCTAGCTGATCCAGACCGCATCGCCCGCTGTGTCGCGGAAAAGCTCCTCACCTTTGCCACGGGGCGGCCCATGGGCTTCTCAGACCGCAGCGCACTCGATCAGCTCGTGGCTCAGTCCAAGAAAAAAGGCCACACCATGCGGGATATGATCCACGCCATCGTCCAAAGTGAAGTTTTCAGCAGCAAGTGA
- a CDS encoding transposase — protein MRQARLKAPKHFPFAYYHCVSRVVDRGFRLKEQEREMFVGLMRMYETFCQVRVVTFCVLSNHFHVLVEVPRRPEVLPTEEEVLGIVRRAFGKATEGQVRAEVEHLRKIGARAEAQKIINGFTARMWDISAFMKSLKQRFTQWFNKKEKRKGTLWEERYRSTLVEGGGAALAMVAAYVDLNPVRAKLVADPKDYRWCGYAQAEAGIKVAKSGIELVARGQLEGRKPEEGHVQHYRKLLFTWGMASKMNADGTKKGAISETSRREVMKRGGKLPVAEALRCRVRYFTDGAVIGGKEFVNAIFKSQRKRFGAKRKDGARMVRGIEMGEGTEKLCSLRDLRVAVFEVPN, from the coding sequence ATGCGCCAGGCTCGGCTTAAGGCTCCCAAACATTTCCCTTTCGCTTACTACCACTGCGTCTCTCGCGTGGTCGATCGCGGCTTTCGGCTCAAGGAGCAGGAGCGGGAGATGTTCGTCGGGCTCATGCGCATGTATGAAACTTTCTGCCAGGTGCGGGTGGTGACGTTTTGCGTGCTTTCCAATCACTTCCATGTGCTCGTGGAGGTGCCACGGAGGCCGGAGGTGTTACCGACGGAGGAGGAGGTGCTGGGGATTGTGCGCAGGGCTTTTGGGAAGGCTACGGAAGGACAGGTGCGGGCGGAGGTGGAGCATTTGCGCAAGATCGGGGCACGGGCGGAGGCGCAGAAGATCATCAACGGATTCACCGCGCGGATGTGGGATATTTCGGCGTTTATGAAGTCACTGAAGCAGCGCTTTACGCAGTGGTTTAATAAGAAGGAGAAACGCAAAGGCACGCTGTGGGAGGAGCGCTATCGCAGCACGCTGGTGGAGGGCGGTGGGGCGGCGCTGGCGATGGTGGCTGCGTATGTGGATCTGAATCCGGTGCGGGCAAAACTTGTCGCAGATCCCAAAGATTACCGGTGGTGCGGCTATGCGCAGGCGGAAGCGGGGATCAAAGTGGCGAAGAGTGGCATCGAGCTGGTGGCACGAGGGCAATTAGAGGGACGCAAACCCGAGGAGGGCCATGTGCAGCACTACCGGAAGCTCTTGTTCACCTGGGGCATGGCATCGAAGATGAATGCAGATGGGACAAAGAAGGGGGCGATCAGCGAGACATCTCGACGTGAGGTGATGAAGCGCGGTGGGAAGCTACCGGTGGCTGAGGCGCTGAGGTGCCGGGTGAGATATTTTACGGATGGAGCGGTGATTGGGGGCAAGGAGTTCGTGAACGCGATCTTCAAGAGCCAGCGGAAGCGGTTTGGGGCAAAAAGGAAGGATGGAGCACGGATGGTGCGCGGGATCGAGATGGGTGAGGGCACGGAGAAGCTATGCTCGCTACGTGATTTGCGAGTGGCTGTGTTTGAGGTGCCGAATTGA
- a CDS encoding coproporphyrinogen III oxidase family protein, whose product MSEPQATPAEEKKIEKTEAGNYFVSNYPPFSFWKPDQVPVVESVLQRPAPADIPLGVYFHIPFCRKRCHFCYFKVYTDKNAGEIKAYIDAGMREMERLASQPYLKGRKAHFVYFGGGTPSYLSVPQLKDLTDRMKSLVSWDGAAEVAFEAEPGTLNEVKLTGIREVGVTRLSLGVENFDDHILDTNGRAHRSGEIGKAYNFARSLGFEHINIDLIAGMMNETEANWKVCVQKAIEMQPDAVTIYQMEVPYNTTMYQQMKAEGKVTAPVADWQTKRDWVSYAFDEFQKVGYTVTSAYTVVKDPQRIKFVYRDELWDGADLLSCGVASFGHLGGVHYQNQADVGPYMQAVDSGQLPIFRAYQTTADDRFVREFILKLKLGRSEFQHYIDKFGEDPRQRFAAQFADLEKNGYAHLDPRGITLTRDGLLQVDRLLHDFFLPQHRRYARYT is encoded by the coding sequence ATGTCCGAACCCCAAGCCACTCCTGCCGAGGAAAAGAAGATCGAAAAGACCGAGGCAGGGAACTACTTCGTCTCCAACTACCCGCCGTTCTCCTTCTGGAAGCCGGATCAGGTGCCTGTCGTCGAGTCAGTGCTCCAGCGCCCGGCTCCGGCGGATATTCCGCTCGGTGTTTATTTCCACATCCCTTTCTGCCGGAAGCGCTGCCACTTCTGCTATTTCAAAGTGTACACCGACAAGAACGCGGGTGAAATCAAAGCCTACATCGACGCCGGCATGCGCGAGATGGAGCGACTCGCCTCGCAGCCGTATCTAAAAGGCCGCAAGGCGCATTTCGTGTACTTTGGAGGTGGCACGCCCAGTTACCTCTCCGTCCCGCAGCTCAAAGACCTCACCGACCGCATGAAAAGCCTCGTTTCCTGGGATGGCGCGGCAGAGGTGGCCTTCGAGGCCGAGCCTGGCACGCTCAATGAGGTGAAGCTCACCGGCATTCGCGAAGTCGGTGTCACGCGTCTGAGCCTGGGCGTCGAGAATTTTGACGATCACATCCTCGATACCAATGGCCGCGCACACCGCAGTGGCGAAATCGGAAAAGCCTACAACTTTGCCCGCAGCCTCGGCTTTGAGCACATCAATATCGACCTCATCGCCGGCATGATGAACGAGACCGAGGCCAACTGGAAAGTCTGCGTGCAAAAAGCCATCGAGATGCAGCCAGATGCCGTCACGATCTACCAGATGGAGGTGCCCTACAACACCACCATGTACCAGCAGATGAAGGCCGAGGGCAAAGTCACCGCCCCCGTGGCCGACTGGCAGACCAAGCGTGACTGGGTCAGCTACGCCTTCGATGAGTTTCAGAAAGTCGGATACACCGTCACCAGCGCCTACACCGTCGTCAAAGACCCACAGCGGATCAAATTCGTCTATCGTGATGAATTATGGGACGGCGCAGACTTATTGAGCTGTGGCGTGGCATCCTTCGGCCATCTGGGTGGCGTGCATTACCAGAATCAGGCGGATGTAGGCCCCTACATGCAGGCGGTGGATTCCGGGCAGCTCCCCATCTTCCGTGCGTATCAAACGACAGCGGATGATCGCTTTGTCCGCGAGTTCATTTTGAAGCTCAAACTCGGCCGCAGCGAGTTCCAGCACTACATCGACAAATTCGGCGAAGACCCACGCCAGCGCTTTGCCGCCCAGTTCGCCGACTTGGAGAAAAATGGATACGCCCATCTCGATCCGCGTGGCATCACCCTCACCCGCGACGGCCTGCTCCAGGTGGACAGGCTGCTGCATGACTTCTTTTTGCCCCAGCACCGCCGGTATGCCCGCTACACTTGA
- a CDS encoding ATP-binding protein, giving the protein MNTHINRYLAERIRDVSRSFPVVLLTGARQTGKTTLLKEVFPDAPFFTLDLPSVAHEAENNGAGLLDAVKDHPTIILDEVQYAPGLFRHIKVAVDADRHRMGRFVMTGSQKFALMKNVSESLAGRCVILEVDTLASTEYADSNRFTFPPLADFIWRGGYPELWRMPEMPVREFYASYLATYLERDVRQLINVVNLRDFERFIRFCATYSGNLVNFAKLGGDVGVAATTIKHWISVLEASNIIHLLPPFFNNYGKRLIRTPKMYFKDTGLLCFLLGISSPEQMVTSPFIGGIWETFVLGQMQRAIQAERSPAEIYFWRDAQGVEVDFVLWLNGRLQLIEAKWSENGDETKHLTGMNAVRSVLGQNAAESHLIVCRTPFNHWHSHDPAVRVVNGQTYRDWFHPAAPVAGVLREDAAEYMAKPRKTARKRAAKRKTKSSV; this is encoded by the coding sequence ATGAACACCCACATCAATCGCTACCTCGCAGAACGCATCCGGGATGTCTCCCGGAGCTTTCCCGTCGTACTGCTCACGGGTGCCCGCCAGACTGGAAAAACCACCCTGCTCAAAGAGGTCTTCCCTGATGCACCCTTCTTCACGCTCGATCTACCCTCCGTAGCACACGAAGCGGAAAACAACGGCGCAGGCCTCTTGGACGCCGTCAAAGATCACCCCACCATCATCCTCGACGAGGTGCAGTATGCGCCGGGACTCTTTCGCCACATCAAAGTGGCAGTGGATGCCGATAGGCACCGCATGGGCCGTTTTGTGATGACCGGCTCACAGAAGTTCGCGCTGATGAAAAACGTCAGCGAGAGCCTTGCAGGACGCTGCGTCATTCTAGAAGTCGATACCCTCGCCAGCACCGAGTACGCGGACTCGAACCGGTTTACCTTCCCTCCACTGGCTGACTTCATCTGGCGTGGTGGCTACCCAGAGCTCTGGCGCATGCCAGAGATGCCCGTGCGCGAGTTTTATGCCAGCTACTTGGCAACTTACCTCGAGCGGGATGTGCGTCAGCTCATCAATGTGGTGAACTTGCGTGACTTCGAGCGCTTCATCCGCTTTTGCGCCACTTACAGCGGCAATTTGGTCAACTTTGCCAAGCTCGGAGGTGATGTCGGTGTCGCCGCGACGACCATCAAGCACTGGATCAGCGTGCTGGAGGCATCCAACATCATCCACCTGCTGCCTCCCTTCTTTAACAACTACGGTAAGCGCCTCATCCGCACGCCGAAGATGTACTTCAAGGACACAGGGCTCTTATGCTTCCTACTCGGCATCTCTTCTCCAGAGCAGATGGTCACATCGCCGTTCATTGGGGGCATTTGGGAAACCTTTGTGCTAGGGCAGATGCAGCGTGCCATCCAGGCGGAGCGCAGCCCGGCTGAGATATACTTTTGGCGGGATGCACAGGGCGTGGAGGTGGACTTCGTGCTGTGGCTCAATGGTCGCCTCCAGCTCATCGAAGCGAAATGGTCCGAAAACGGTGACGAAACCAAGCACCTCACCGGTATGAACGCCGTGCGCAGCGTCCTGGGTCAAAACGCTGCCGAAAGCCACCTCATTGTCTGCCGGACGCCCTTCAATCACTGGCACTCGCATGACCCCGCAGTACGCGTGGTCAATGGTCAGACGTATCGTGACTGGTTTCACCCTGCGGCACCAGTCGCAGGGGTGCTGCGAGAGGACGCCGCTGAATACATGGCAAAACCACGAAAAACCGCTCGGAAACGAGCCGCGAAGCGCAAAACCAAATCATCCGTATGA
- a CDS encoding class I SAM-dependent methyltransferase translates to MKRFLLPALILLPIPFFAQEPSSPPPGLTEYQGRVIAQTMHYTGAAWLVRKKREIEEAATLMRQELKVTPGMTICDMGCGNGYHTLPLAAAVGEKGKILAVDVQPEMIDMLRQRITAKNITNIEPINGAYHDPKLPPNTCDMVLLVDVYHEFSHPVQMLANMHAALKKDGQLVLVEFREEDASVPIKPEHKMSKAQIKKEMTANGFTLHREFDGLPWQHLMFFRKS, encoded by the coding sequence ATGAAGCGTTTTCTGCTCCCGGCCCTCATTCTACTCCCCATCCCATTTTTCGCCCAGGAGCCATCGTCGCCGCCGCCAGGCCTCACGGAGTATCAAGGCCGCGTCATCGCCCAAACCATGCATTATACCGGTGCCGCATGGCTTGTGCGCAAGAAGCGTGAGATCGAAGAAGCCGCCACGCTGATGCGCCAAGAGCTCAAAGTCACCCCAGGCATGACCATCTGCGACATGGGCTGCGGCAATGGTTATCACACACTGCCTCTAGCCGCAGCAGTGGGTGAAAAAGGCAAAATCCTCGCCGTCGATGTCCAGCCCGAAATGATCGACATGCTGCGCCAACGCATCACAGCCAAAAACATCACCAACATCGAGCCCATCAACGGTGCCTACCACGACCCCAAACTGCCACCAAACACCTGCGACATGGTTTTGCTCGTCGATGTCTATCATGAGTTCTCCCATCCCGTGCAAATGCTCGCCAACATGCATGCCGCGCTCAAAAAAGATGGTCAGCTCGTCCTCGTGGAATTCCGTGAAGAAGACGCCAGCGTCCCCATCAAGCCCGAGCACAAAATGAGCAAAGCGCAGATCAAAAAAGAAATGACCGCCAACGGCTTCACCCTCCATCGCGAATTCGACGGCCTCCCCTGGCAGCACCTCATGTTTTTCCGAAAATCGTAA
- a CDS encoding heme-binding domain-containing protein, with protein sequence MLHRLLFLLLCTALAQAADVFDKQNLAAWCIVPFDAAKRSPEARAEMVAKMGIKKIAYDWRQEHVAEFEREILAYQKHGIEFFAFWGTHDEAFRLFQKYKLHPQLWVMMKGTGDSQQAQVKSAAESLLPILAKAKALGSQVGIYNHGGWGGEPENMVAVCDYLKKNHHIDNVGIIYNLHHGHSHLDRLPNAIEAMKPHLLCLNLNGMDIAGDTQGRKILPLGVGTQDVKVLRQIRASGYSGPIGILNHTNEDAEGRLLDNLDGLHWLLPQLDDAKPGTKPRYRTWSDKPTAATPTVTAKLLLVGQGKPSLSKEFGEALKGSYFELENEPYRTLPLTIECRAKLDGKKGYNILVASDAKSSATHWELYTHAGRGTLALYMPGRGGDFDSKVDVCDGEWHDFLASIDDKSVILWIDGKQVFEKPVQPIKGTPTAGGIAFGSLVDHSIGCAGLIDDVRIARGVMKPRKGNAPRLRMDNTLGLWDFDHLGDLLPPPAPKAAEFTPDLPPLNKADNQHWQHFVNRERTFDFYGKQALHFMKQKPLPALIPPFPGMDGGQQGHWGNQNDQVTWKDGRWAASDLGNVFSGVFKGAGETIPKAVCVRLEDKSAVFDPDFYSWAVIWSGGSVKLNDNRHGFMAGAPMDGKKVGEWDTPKVSDHLYRGFYRHGKRVIFSYMIEGRDILDAGRDKSSDDLKSLTKGGPAQWPQWIETKGELGTQTPFATDRITIPFENPYGTLFFITAHDFFSDGTAAIATMTGEVWLVKGIDEKMEKLRWKRFATGLHQPLGMKIVKDKLYVLGRDQITCLHDLNGDDEADFYECVTNAMQTSPGGHDFIVGLEMDKEERWYFASGNQGLCRVNGVRHAFQAAINPATGKPMPESNTVEILATGFRNPNGLGISTDGRFITTSVQEGDWTPATSICQIELDQNLGAHFGAGGPKDGKPPEPVLMYMPRGEDNSASSQAFISSDKWASLKGDGNLIHLSSGGGSAWLMMRQQVRGRWQAAAVKISGNFDSGPQCARFNPKDCHLYVNGMQGWGTYTPQDGCFQRVRFTGGDKPVPVGFEARDNGVLLRFNHPVKNTDAAQFFAQCWNYKYGPQYGSPEYSVKYPDTPGHDPLEVRSVQQLDGGKTLFLEIPQIITASQIHLHLSTGDDVFLTAHALAEPFTEFPGYTKIVKTNHAAQIGLEAPKPTQPNPWAKGEGGREIIIEAALGLQFVQKQLSAKTGEKLTLIFKNPDVVPHNWLLAKPGSLQKLGEKCNLMITDPQGMQKHYVPDSDDVIAYTDMTNPKGQFTIHITTPKEKGEYPYLCTFPGHWMVMNGVMKVE encoded by the coding sequence ATGCTTCATCGTCTGTTGTTCCTGCTCCTCTGCACCGCGCTCGCCCAAGCCGCAGACGTCTTCGACAAACAAAACCTCGCCGCCTGGTGCATCGTCCCCTTTGATGCCGCAAAGCGCAGCCCAGAGGCCCGCGCCGAGATGGTGGCGAAGATGGGCATCAAAAAAATCGCCTACGACTGGCGGCAGGAACACGTCGCTGAGTTTGAGCGCGAAATCCTCGCCTACCAAAAGCACGGCATCGAGTTCTTCGCCTTCTGGGGCACGCATGACGAGGCATTTCGTCTATTTCAGAAGTACAAGCTCCATCCGCAGCTCTGGGTGATGATGAAGGGCACCGGCGATTCGCAGCAGGCTCAGGTCAAATCCGCCGCAGAAAGTCTGTTGCCCATTTTAGCCAAAGCGAAGGCCCTCGGCAGCCAAGTGGGCATCTACAACCACGGCGGCTGGGGCGGCGAGCCAGAGAACATGGTCGCCGTGTGCGATTACCTCAAAAAGAACCACCACATCGACAACGTCGGCATCATCTACAACCTCCACCACGGCCACAGCCACCTCGATCGCCTGCCAAACGCCATCGAGGCCATGAAACCCCATCTCCTCTGCCTCAACCTCAACGGCATGGACATCGCCGGCGACACTCAGGGCCGCAAAATCCTCCCCCTCGGCGTCGGCACGCAGGATGTGAAAGTGCTGCGCCAAATCCGCGCCAGCGGCTACAGCGGCCCCATCGGCATCCTCAATCACACCAACGAAGACGCCGAAGGCCGCCTCCTCGACAACCTCGACGGCCTCCACTGGCTCCTCCCCCAGCTCGATGACGCCAAACCGGGCACCAAGCCCAGGTATCGCACCTGGAGTGATAAACCCACCGCCGCCACTCCCACCGTGACCGCCAAGCTCCTCTTGGTAGGACAAGGGAAACCGTCCCTGAGCAAAGAATTCGGCGAGGCCTTGAAAGGCAGCTATTTCGAGCTCGAAAACGAACCCTACCGCACGCTACCACTCACCATCGAGTGCCGCGCAAAGCTGGATGGCAAAAAGGGCTACAACATCCTCGTCGCATCCGATGCGAAATCCTCCGCCACACATTGGGAACTCTACACCCACGCGGGTCGCGGCACGCTCGCCCTCTACATGCCCGGACGTGGCGGCGACTTCGACTCGAAGGTCGATGTCTGTGACGGCGAGTGGCACGACTTCCTCGCCAGCATCGACGACAAGAGCGTCATCCTCTGGATCGACGGCAAACAGGTCTTTGAAAAGCCCGTGCAGCCCATCAAAGGCACGCCCACCGCTGGTGGCATCGCCTTCGGTAGTCTCGTCGATCACTCAATCGGTTGTGCCGGCCTCATCGACGACGTGCGCATCGCACGCGGTGTCATGAAGCCCCGCAAAGGCAACGCGCCGCGCCTGCGCATGGACAACACCCTCGGCCTCTGGGATTTCGATCACCTAGGCGATCTGCTCCCGCCACCCGCCCCGAAAGCCGCCGAGTTCACCCCCGACCTCCCACCGCTCAACAAAGCCGACAACCAGCACTGGCAGCACTTTGTCAACCGCGAGCGCACCTTCGACTTCTACGGCAAGCAAGCGCTGCACTTCATGAAGCAGAAACCGCTGCCCGCGCTCATCCCGCCCTTCCCCGGCATGGACGGCGGCCAACAAGGCCACTGGGGCAATCAAAACGACCAAGTGACCTGGAAAGACGGCCGCTGGGCCGCGAGCGATTTGGGGAATGTGTTCAGCGGTGTTTTCAAAGGCGCAGGGGAAACCATTCCCAAAGCTGTTTGTGTTCGACTCGAAGACAAATCCGCTGTGTTTGATCCGGACTTCTACTCATGGGCAGTGATCTGGTCGGGTGGCTCTGTGAAGCTGAACGACAATCGTCATGGTTTCATGGCCGGTGCTCCGATGGATGGAAAGAAAGTGGGGGAATGGGACACACCGAAAGTGTCGGACCATCTTTACCGCGGCTTTTACCGGCATGGCAAAAGAGTCATCTTTTCGTATATGATCGAAGGCCGGGACATTCTGGATGCAGGTAGAGACAAGTCTTCAGACGATTTAAAGTCACTCACCAAAGGCGGCCCTGCCCAATGGCCGCAATGGATCGAAACCAAAGGCGAACTTGGCACGCAGACGCCCTTCGCCACGGATCGCATCACGATCCCGTTCGAGAATCCGTATGGCACGCTGTTCTTCATCACGGCGCACGATTTCTTCAGCGACGGCACCGCCGCCATCGCCACAATGACCGGCGAGGTGTGGCTCGTTAAGGGCATCGACGAGAAAATGGAAAAGCTGCGCTGGAAACGCTTCGCCACCGGCCTGCATCAGCCGCTGGGCATGAAGATCGTGAAGGACAAGCTCTATGTACTCGGTCGCGATCAAATCACCTGCCTGCACGATCTCAATGGCGATGACGAAGCCGACTTCTACGAGTGCGTCACGAACGCGATGCAGACCTCACCCGGCGGGCATGATTTCATCGTCGGACTTGAAATGGATAAGGAGGAACGCTGGTACTTTGCATCCGGCAATCAAGGCCTGTGCCGCGTTAATGGGGTGAGGCATGCCTTTCAAGCTGCGATAAACCCTGCAACTGGCAAACCCATGCCGGAATCAAACACCGTTGAGATCCTCGCCACCGGCTTCCGCAATCCCAATGGCCTCGGCATCTCGACAGATGGCAGATTCATCACCACCAGCGTCCAAGAGGGTGATTGGACGCCCGCCACCTCCATCTGCCAGATCGAACTCGATCAAAACCTCGGCGCACACTTTGGTGCCGGTGGTCCGAAAGACGGCAAGCCACCCGAGCCCGTGCTCATGTACATGCCGCGTGGTGAGGACAACAGCGCCAGCAGCCAGGCCTTCATCTCCAGCGACAAATGGGCCTCACTCAAAGGCGACGGCAACCTCATCCACCTCTCCTCTGGCGGCGGCAGTGCTTGGCTCATGATGCGGCAGCAAGTAAGAGGCCGCTGGCAGGCCGCCGCCGTCAAAATCAGCGGCAATTTCGACTCCGGCCCTCAATGCGCTCGCTTCAATCCGAAGGACTGCCATCTCTATGTCAATGGCATGCAGGGCTGGGGCACCTACACACCGCAGGATGGCTGCTTCCAGCGTGTGCGCTTCACCGGTGGCGACAAGCCCGTGCCTGTGGGCTTTGAAGCACGCGACAACGGCGTTTTGCTGCGCTTTAACCACCCCGTGAAAAACACCGACGCGGCACAGTTCTTTGCCCAATGCTGGAACTACAAATACGGCCCACAATACGGCTCACCCGAGTATTCCGTGAAATATCCCGACACTCCAGGGCATGACCCGCTGGAGGTGCGCAGCGTGCAGCAGCTCGATGGCGGCAAGACGCTCTTCCTCGAAATCCCGCAGATCATCACCGCCAGCCAAATTCACCTGCACCTCAGCACTGGAGATGATGTTTTCCTCACCGCGCACGCTTTGGCAGAGCCCTTCACCGAATTCCCCGGCTACACCAAAATCGTCAAAACCAATCACGCCGCCCAAATCGGCCTCGAAGCCCCAAAACCCACCCAACCCAACCCTTGGGCCAAAGGAGAAGGCGGACGCGAAATCATCATCGAAGCCGCATTGGGCCTGCAATTCGTGCAAAAGCAGCTTTCCGCCAAAACAGGAGAAAAACTCACCCTCATCTTCAAAAACCCCGATGTCGTCCCGCACAACTGGCTGCTCGCCAAGCCCGGTTCACTGCAAAAACTCGGTGAAAAATGCAATCTCATGATCACCGACCCGCAAGGCATGCAAAAACACTACGTCCCCGACAGCGACGACGTCATCGCCTACACCGACATGACGAATCCGAAGGGCCAATTCACCATCCACATCACCACACCGAAGGAAAAAGGCGAATACCCATATCTATGCACCTTCCCCGGCCACTGGATGGTCATGAACGGCGTGATGAAAGTCGAATAG